The DNA sequence TGGCCTCGCTGAGCGTCGAACGCGCCGTCGTCGAGCTCGACACGTTGCTGTCCGCGCAGTGGACCAACGGGATGATCCCGCACATCGTGTTCGCCCATGGGGTTGACGGCTACTTCCCGGGGCCGGCCCGCTGGGCCTGTTCGGCGTTGGCGGCCAATGCACCCCGCAGCCGCCACACCTCGGGCATCACTCAGCCGCCGGTGCACGCGATCGCCGTCCAGCGCATTCTGGATCGGGCCCGGATGCGCGGCCGCACCACCCGGGCGGTGGCCGAGTCGTTCCTGGATCGCCGGTGGTCGGATCTGGTGCGCTGGCATCGCTGGCTGGCCGAGGCACGCGACCAGAACGAGCGCGGGCGGATCACGCTGTACCACGGCTGGGAGTCCGGTATGGACAACTCGCCGCGCTGGGATTCGGCCTACGCCAACGTGATTCCCGGCGAGGTGCCGGAATATCACCGTCAGGACAACCACATCGTCACCGACCCCACCCAGCGGCCCTCGGATCGGGAGTACGACCGCTACCTGTGGCTGCTCGAGGAGATGAAGTCGGTCCGCTACGACGACGACTTACTGCCGAAGGTGATGAGCTTCGCCGTCGAGGACGTGTTCGTCTCGGCGATCTTCGCGTTGGCCTGCGACGTCCTGGCCAATATCGGCGAAGAATACAAGCGGCCGCACTCCGACGTCCGCGACCTGTACTCGTGGGCCGAGCGGTTCCGCGCCGGTGTCGTGGCCAGCGCCGACAAACGTACCGGCGCTGCAAAGGATTTCGACGTGCGCGCCGACACGTGGATTGCCACCGAGACCGCCGCCCAATTCGCGCCGCTGCTGTGCGGGGGGTTGCAGCACGATCAGGAGCGGGCGTTGCTGCGGATCCTCGAGGGCCCGCGGTTCTGCGGGCATCCGGATCTCAAGTTCGCGGTGATCCCGTCAACATCGCCGGTTTCCAAGGACTTTCGGCCGCGCGAGTACTGGCGTGGTCCGGTCTGGCCGGTGTTGACGTGGCTGTATTCCTGGGCGTTCGCTCGCCGCGGTTGGTCGGAACGGTCCTTGATCCTGCGCCGGGAAGGCCTGCGTCAGGCCAGCGACGGAACATTCGCCGAGTACTACGAGCCGTTCACCGGCGAGCCGCTGGGCAGCATGCAGCAATCGTGGACTGCGGCGGCGGTGCTGGACTGGCTGGGGTAGGACTCAGCTCTCCGACTGATCGGCAATCCGCTCCAGTGGTGCCAGTGCCCTGGCCAACGTGTCGCGTTCCTCGTCGCTGAGCTTGGCCAGCAACGAGGCCAGATGCGCGCGCCGTTGAGCCAGTGCCTCGCGGTGCTGCACCAACCCCTGCGGAGTGACCTCGACCAGGACGGCGCGAAGGTCAGATGGGTCGCGAGACCGCTTGACGAGGCCGAGTTTCTCCAGCCGGCGGATAGCGACCGTGGTGGTGGGGGTGCGCACCCGTTCGCGGGCGGCGAGTTCGGTCATCCGGATCGGTCCGGTGTCCAGCAGGGTCAGCAGGATCGACAACTGGGCCAGGGTGAGGTCACCGCCGGAGGGAGCCCGGGGATCGCCGCGGCGCAAGACCGAGAACAACTTGGAGAGGACGCGCTGCAAGTCCCCAGACAGGTCGGTGACCTGCGGTTCGGCCTCAATCATAGTTCGCCAGTCTAACCGGTCTGCTCGTGCTGACCGCTGCGTAATCGCGTTTTCAGGGCCGGATCACAGAACCTGGGACAGAAAGCGTTGCAGCCGCTCCGTCGCGGCGGCAGCGAAGATCTGATCGGGCGGCCCGGATTCGACGACCTTGCCGTGGTCCATGAACACCACCGAGTCTGCGGTGGAGCGGGCAAAGCCCATCTCGTGGGTGACCACCACCATGGTCATTCCGTCGGCGCCGAGTTCGGCGATCAGCGCCAGGATGCCTTTCACCAGTTCCGGATCCAGCGCCGAGGTTGCCTCGTCGAAGAACATCACCTGCGGTGCCATCGCCAGGGCCCGGGCGATCGCCACCCGCTGCTGCTGCCCGCCCGACAAGGTTGCCGGTCGAACCTCGGCCTTGTGTTTGAGGCCGACGCGGTCGAGCTGGGCCAGCGCGAGTTCGCGCGCCTCGTCGGCGGTCAGCTTCTTCAGCTTGCGCGGCCCCAGCGCGACGTTGTCCACCACCGATCGGTGCGGGAACAGGTTGAAATGCTGGAACACCATGCCGATCCGCTGGCGCAGCTTGTCGGGGTCGTCGCGCAGCACCGAGCGGCCGTCGAGCAGGATGTCACCCTTGTCCGGTTCGTAGAGCCGGTTGAGCGTGCGCAACAGGGTGGACTTACCCGACCCGGACGGGCCGATGATCGCCGCCGTCGTCCCGGCCGGTACCTCGACGTCAACCCCGCGCAGCACGGCGTTGTTACCGAATGCCAGGTGAATATCGTTGGCGGCCAAGGAAACCGGGGCTGGGCGCTGGTGCTCGGCCATCACACGGTCTCCTGGCTGGTAAGGATGGGATCCAACGGGTCCTCCTCCGACGGTGGCCGGCCCCGGCGAAGCCGGGCGTCGATGTAGTTGACCAGATGGGTCAGCGGGATCGTCAGCACCAGATAGAACAGACCCGCCGCCACCAACGGTGAGAGATTGCCGGTCTGCGCGTTGAGGTCGCGGCCTACCTGGAACAGTTCCCGCTGGCTGGCCACCAGGCCCAGGAAGTACACCAGCGACGAGGCTTTCAGCAGCGAGATGAACTGGTTCACCAGGGCCGGCAGCACCCGGCGCACACCCTGCGGGACGACGACCAGACGCATCGAGGACGAATAGCTGAAGCCAAGGGCGCGTGAGGCTTCCAGCTGCCCGCCTTCCACGCTCTGGATGCCCGAGCGGAAGATCTCGCCGATGTAGGCCGCGGCCATCAGCCCCAGTGCGGCGATGCCGAGCGGGTAGGGGTTGTTCCCGGTGAGGCCGCCGACCACCGGCCCGACACCCAGTCCGATCAGCAGGATGATCACCACCTCGGGCAGGCCGCGGAAGATGTCGGTGTAGATCCGGGCGGGCAGGCGCAACCAGCGGGAGCGGGAGATCCCGGCTACTGCGAGCACCATTCCCAACACCAACCCGATCACGCTGGCACTGATGGTCAGCAGCAGGGTGTTGGGCAACCCGGTGGTCAACAGGTCGGGGATCGCCTTCTTGTAGAGCTCCCAATCCAAGAACGACTCACGTAGCTGGGTCAGGACGGATTTCGCCGCGACCGGGGTGGCATCGGCCGGCTTCTGATTGGCCGCCGCGATCGCGGTGAAGTCCGGAAGTTGCGGCAGCGGAGCCGATGTGGAGCCCGGCTTCCAGCCGGGCGGCAGCGCGCGAGGCACCCAGTCGGTGTAAAGGCGCGACCAGGTGCCGTCGGCGATCACCGCGTCGAGGCCCGCGTTGAGCGCGTCGATCAGCGGCTGGTTCTCCTTGGCCACGGCATAGGCGACGAAATTGTCCAAACTGAAGGTGTTTTCGACGATCACCGCCGGATCGCCCGGCCGGACGGTGCCCTGCGCCTGTTGTGAGGGTGCCACCCATGCGTCGATCTGACGGGTTTTCAGGCTGGCGTAAACGGTGTTGTAGTCGGGGAATTTGACCGGCTGCAGTTTGAGCGTGTCGATCACGTAGGACTCCTGCACGGTGCCCTGCACCACGCCGATGCGTTGGCCCGGCCCCAGCTTGTCGAAGCCGGTGATCGGTGAGCCCGCGGGGACCACGAGGGAGAAGTAGCCGAAGTCGTAGCCGTTGGTGAAGCCGACCGTGCGGCGGCGTGCGTCGGTGGTGGTGATCGACGAGGAACCGACGTCGAACCGGCGGGCGGCGACCTGGGCCAGCAGCCCGGAGAACTCGGTGCCGACGAAGTTGATCTTCAAGCCTAGCTTGTCGGCGATCGCCCGCAGCAGCTCGTTGTCGAAACCGGTGAACTGGCCCTGGGAGTTGATGCAGATGCTCGGCGGTGCATCCGACAGCGTGCCGACGGTCAGGGTGCCCGGGGTGATCAGCCGCAGCGCGTCGAGTCTGACCGCAGCCAACGGTTCGGTGGTGGCGGTCGTGTACTTGTCCTCGCCGGGTCCCTTGGCGGCTGCGGCGAGGTTGGTGGGTAGCGCGCTGGCGGATTTCTCACCCGGCGGTGAGCACTGGTCGGCGCCGGCCGGGGCCATCGGAGCCAGGCCCACCGTCAGCAGCAGGATGGTCACAACAGCCAGCAGCCTGCGCCAGTACGTGGTCATCCACCGAACGTAGTGGTCGCACCGTGCTGGGCACGGCTTCTGATCAGACGGAATCCAACCCGGCGAATACTCCGCGCCGGCGCAGCTCGGCGATCAGCAAGTCAGCCATCAGGTCGGCGCGGTCGATGCACGCGCGCCGGGCCGCCGCCGGATCGCGCCGGCAGATCGCGGCGTACTCGGCTTCGATGATGGGTAGCAGATGGGTGCGCGATTCCCGGAAATCGTTCCAGAAGTGGCGTGGCATGAAGCTGCGTGAGGACCGGATGGTCGCCGTGAGGCGCGGTCCGGCATAGCCGGCGATCACGATGTCGCGAAACAGCTCGGCGCCGTCGACGTAAGCCCGTGGTGCGGTGGCCTCGCGCATGAGGGTCATCGTGGGGGCGAGGCTGGCCAGGATGTCGGCCCGCGGGTCGGCCGCGGCGCGGGCGGACACCGCGCCGGTCAGCAGCCCATGCACTTCGTAATGTTCGCGCACGCTGGCTTCGTCGAACTGCTGGACGAACGCCCCGCGGTGGTAGCGCGTGATGAGGATGCCGTCGTGCTCGAGCTGCACCAGCGCCTCTTGCACCGGCAGGCGGCTCAATCCGAGAGTGGCCGCGATCTCGTTGCGGTCGACGCGATCGCCGGAGCGAAGCGCGCCCGTCATGAGGAGATCGAGGATCTGGGCGACGACTTGGTCTTTTTCTTTGACGCCGTAGCGCTTGGGCATGGTGGTCTCCGGACGCGAGCCGGTGGGAGGGGGCGGATCGCTTCGTTGAATCCTTCCGCCTGAGTGGCCTGATCAATAGGGTAATCGGTCATTCCGACAAACAAGACTGTCAGTCTCGTTACGCTGCGGGCATGACGACGACGGAGCTGCCCGACGACTTCTATTCGGCGCTGCCGGTGGCCGCCGGTCGCACCGCGGCCATGGACTATCTGCGCCGACCGGGACCGGTGTACAAGGTGGGCGCCACGTGGTTGATCACCAGCTATGACGGTGTCCGATACGCGCAGAAGAACCCGGAGCTGTTCTCCTCGGCCAAGGCCTTCGACGGACTCAGCGACGTCATCCCGATGATCCCGCTGGCGATCGACCCGCCCAACCATGCCGACTACCGCCGCGTCCTCGACCCCATGTTCGGGCCTAAGCGCATGGATGCGATGGATGCTGACCTGCGCGCCCAATTGCGTGGCCACATCGACGCATTCGCTCCGCTCGGGCGCTGCGACGTGGTGGCGGACCTGTCCTACAAGTTCCCCACCCAGGCGATCCTCACCCTGTTCGGATTGCCGCTGGAACACCTACCGCAGTTCCTGGTGTGGGTGACCGGGATCATCAAGGG is a window from the Mycolicibacterium anyangense genome containing:
- a CDS encoding MarR family winged helix-turn-helix transcriptional regulator — encoded protein: MIEAEPQVTDLSGDLQRVLSKLFSVLRRGDPRAPSGGDLTLAQLSILLTLLDTGPIRMTELAARERVRTPTTTVAIRRLEKLGLVKRSRDPSDLRAVLVEVTPQGLVQHREALAQRRAHLASLLAKLSDEERDTLARALAPLERIADQSES
- the ggh gene encoding glucosylglycerate hydrolase — protein: MAFDPSFGPTQLAARAAYLLRGNDLGVMTSAAPALYPHMWSWDAAFVSVGLASLSVERAVVELDTLLSAQWTNGMIPHIVFAHGVDGYFPGPARWACSALAANAPRSRHTSGITQPPVHAIAVQRILDRARMRGRTTRAVAESFLDRRWSDLVRWHRWLAEARDQNERGRITLYHGWESGMDNSPRWDSAYANVIPGEVPEYHRQDNHIVTDPTQRPSDREYDRYLWLLEEMKSVRYDDDLLPKVMSFAVEDVFVSAIFALACDVLANIGEEYKRPHSDVRDLYSWAERFRAGVVASADKRTGAAKDFDVRADTWIATETAAQFAPLLCGGLQHDQERALLRILEGPRFCGHPDLKFAVIPSTSPVSKDFRPREYWRGPVWPVLTWLYSWAFARRGWSERSLILRREGLRQASDGTFAEYYEPFTGEPLGSMQQSWTAAAVLDWLG
- a CDS encoding ABC transporter substrate-binding protein/permease — its product is MAPAGADQCSPPGEKSASALPTNLAAAAKGPGEDKYTTATTEPLAAVRLDALRLITPGTLTVGTLSDAPPSICINSQGQFTGFDNELLRAIADKLGLKINFVGTEFSGLLAQVAARRFDVGSSSITTTDARRRTVGFTNGYDFGYFSLVVPAGSPITGFDKLGPGQRIGVVQGTVQESYVIDTLKLQPVKFPDYNTVYASLKTRQIDAWVAPSQQAQGTVRPGDPAVIVENTFSLDNFVAYAVAKENQPLIDALNAGLDAVIADGTWSRLYTDWVPRALPPGWKPGSTSAPLPQLPDFTAIAAANQKPADATPVAAKSVLTQLRESFLDWELYKKAIPDLLTTGLPNTLLLTISASVIGLVLGMVLAVAGISRSRWLRLPARIYTDIFRGLPEVVIILLIGLGVGPVVGGLTGNNPYPLGIAALGLMAAAYIGEIFRSGIQSVEGGQLEASRALGFSYSSSMRLVVVPQGVRRVLPALVNQFISLLKASSLVYFLGLVASQRELFQVGRDLNAQTGNLSPLVAAGLFYLVLTIPLTHLVNYIDARLRRGRPPSEEDPLDPILTSQETV
- a CDS encoding GntR family transcriptional regulator translates to MPKRYGVKEKDQVVAQILDLLMTGALRSGDRVDRNEIAATLGLSRLPVQEALVQLEHDGILITRYHRGAFVQQFDEASVREHYEVHGLLTGAVSARAAADPRADILASLAPTMTLMREATAPRAYVDGAELFRDIVIAGYAGPRLTATIRSSRSFMPRHFWNDFRESRTHLLPIIEAEYAAICRRDPAAARRACIDRADLMADLLIAELRRRGVFAGLDSV
- a CDS encoding amino acid ABC transporter ATP-binding protein, with product MAEHQRPAPVSLAANDIHLAFGNNAVLRGVDVEVPAGTTAAIIGPSGSGKSTLLRTLNRLYEPDKGDILLDGRSVLRDDPDKLRQRIGMVFQHFNLFPHRSVVDNVALGPRKLKKLTADEARELALAQLDRVGLKHKAEVRPATLSGGQQQRVAIARALAMAPQVMFFDEATSALDPELVKGILALIAELGADGMTMVVVTHEMGFARSTADSVVFMDHGKVVESGPPDQIFAAAATERLQRFLSQVL